From Marinobacterium sp. LSUCC0821, a single genomic window includes:
- the urtB gene encoding urea ABC transporter permease subunit UrtB, with the protein MRSVRVTFLQTLLIALVAFVSMQVNAGSAEFDQYEKTLIDAKFDEKGAIVEQWLAADAPEALNLVKLMLDSQLYYQKKEDQLYLVEDASTGAVAVRLRDNEQVTIKSKRDFKRVSINNTLREHFASILATGALVDAVPEVRRQAALDLIGNPSSDIILKVRNLFEKESDADVRSAFSIVLAVADLNSADTEVASSAVTALSQTLEPAALAALNQFIDATSDESLKAQAQRAVKAIQDQASFYAGIETVYFGLSLGSVLVLAGIGLAITFGVMGVINMAHGELIMIGAYTTYVVQLLMPNAIENSLFVAIPAAFVVSGLVGIAIERGVIRFLYGRPLETLLATFGISLVLQQAVRSIFSPLNRSVETPDWMSGSIQINPVLALTESRLYIIFFCIFVFIALSLVMKRTRLGLQVRAVSQNRAMARAMGVRSEWVDAMTFGLGSGVAGVAGVALSQLTNVGPNLGQAYIIDSFMVVVFGGVGNLWGTLVAGLSLGLANKVMEPWAGAVLAKILVLVFIILFIQKRPRGLFPQRGRAAEG; encoded by the coding sequence ATGCGTAGTGTGCGCGTAACGTTTCTACAGACACTCCTTATTGCTCTTGTAGCTTTTGTTTCGATGCAAGTGAATGCAGGCAGTGCCGAGTTTGATCAGTATGAAAAAACGCTGATTGATGCAAAGTTTGATGAGAAGGGTGCCATTGTTGAGCAGTGGTTAGCTGCCGATGCACCAGAGGCTCTTAATCTCGTAAAACTAATGTTGGATAGCCAACTCTACTACCAGAAAAAAGAGGATCAACTCTATCTAGTTGAGGATGCATCGACGGGGGCTGTTGCAGTTAGACTGCGCGATAACGAGCAGGTCACCATCAAGTCGAAACGCGATTTTAAGCGTGTCAGCATCAACAATACTCTGCGTGAACATTTCGCATCTATTTTAGCTACAGGTGCGCTTGTCGATGCTGTTCCTGAGGTTCGTCGCCAGGCGGCGCTAGACCTAATCGGTAACCCATCTTCAGATATTATCCTGAAGGTTCGAAATCTATTTGAGAAGGAGTCTGATGCCGATGTGCGCAGCGCCTTCTCAATTGTGCTTGCAGTGGCAGATCTAAACTCGGCTGATACCGAAGTGGCTTCTAGTGCAGTCACTGCTCTGAGTCAAACACTGGAGCCAGCTGCACTAGCTGCACTCAATCAATTTATTGATGCCACCTCAGATGAATCGCTCAAAGCTCAAGCTCAAAGAGCAGTTAAAGCTATTCAGGATCAGGCCTCTTTCTATGCAGGCATTGAGACCGTCTACTTCGGCTTAAGTTTAGGTTCTGTGCTGGTGCTTGCGGGTATCGGCCTCGCTATTACATTTGGCGTCATGGGCGTTATTAATATGGCGCACGGTGAGCTCATTATGATTGGCGCCTACACCACCTATGTAGTGCAACTGCTCATGCCTAATGCGATTGAGAACTCGCTGTTTGTCGCTATTCCTGCAGCGTTTGTTGTTTCAGGTTTAGTTGGTATCGCAATAGAGCGCGGTGTCATTCGTTTTCTATACGGTCGCCCGCTTGAGACGCTTCTTGCAACCTTTGGTATTTCGCTTGTTCTGCAGCAGGCGGTGCGTTCGATCTTCTCACCGCTTAACCGGAGCGTGGAGACGCCCGATTGGATGTCGGGGTCAATTCAGATCAATCCAGTACTGGCGTTAACTGAAAGCCGCCTCTACATCATCTTCTTCTGCATCTTTGTCTTTATCGCGCTCTCTTTGGTGATGAAACGCACGCGTTTAGGGCTTCAAGTTCGCGCAGTATCGCAAAACCGCGCTATGGCTCGTGCAATGGGGGTTCGCTCTGAGTGGGTAGATGCGATGACCTTTGGCCTAGGTTCGGGCGTAGCAGGCGTTGCCGGTGTGGCGCTATCTCAGCTTACCAACGTCGGTCCTAACTTGGGTCAGGCTTACATCATCGACTCATTCATGGTTGTGGTGTTTGGTGGTGTTGGCAACCTCTGGGGTACGCTTGTTGCTGGTTTGAGTCTCGGTCTTGCTAACAAGGTGATGGAGCCTTGGGCAGGTGCAGTACTCGCCAAGATCCTTGTGCTTGTATTCATTATTCTATTTATCCAGAAGCGCCCGCGTGGTCTGTTCCCGCAACGTGGTCGAGCAGCAGAGGGTTGA
- the urtA gene encoding urea ABC transporter substrate-binding protein, with protein MFKSAALALAVSATNMAIAADTIKVGVLHSLSGTMAISETTLKDTLLMLVEEQNKKGGVLGKKLEAVVVDPASNWPLFAEKARELVEKEKVDAIFGCWTSVSRKSVLPVIEELDSVLFYPVQYEGEESSKNVFYTGAAPNQQAIPAVDYLMNDLGVERWVLAGTDYVYPRTTNKILDAYLKSHGVAESDIMINYTPFGHSDWQSIVSDIKKFGSAGKKTAVVSTINGDANVPFYKELGSQGISSSDIPVVAFSVGEEELSGMDTSPLVGHLAAWNYFMSVDAEENDEFIDSWHKFIGDEKRVTNDPMEASYIGFNMWVKAVEKAGTTDPAAVQDALIGVSVPNLTGGLSTMMPNHHISKPVLIGEIQDDGQFEVVSSTSGLVVGDAWSDFLEGSKDLISDWRQPLSCGNYNVKTATCSGQNF; from the coding sequence ATGTTTAAATCTGCTGCACTCGCACTAGCTGTTTCTGCTACTAACATGGCAATCGCTGCCGACACGATCAAAGTGGGTGTGCTGCACTCGCTATCGGGCACTATGGCGATCTCTGAAACCACGCTAAAAGATACACTCTTGATGCTTGTTGAAGAGCAGAACAAAAAGGGCGGTGTGCTTGGTAAAAAACTTGAAGCAGTTGTCGTAGACCCTGCATCAAACTGGCCTCTATTCGCGGAAAAAGCGCGTGAGCTTGTAGAGAAAGAGAAGGTAGATGCAATCTTCGGTTGTTGGACATCTGTATCTCGCAAATCGGTGCTTCCTGTCATCGAAGAGCTAGATAGCGTTCTTTTCTACCCAGTTCAGTATGAAGGTGAAGAGTCTTCTAAAAACGTTTTCTACACTGGTGCTGCGCCTAACCAGCAGGCTATCCCAGCTGTTGATTACCTAATGAATGACCTAGGTGTAGAGCGTTGGGTTCTTGCGGGTACTGACTACGTTTACCCACGTACCACTAACAAAATCCTAGATGCTTACTTGAAGAGTCATGGTGTTGCTGAATCAGACATCATGATCAACTACACACCATTCGGTCACTCTGATTGGCAGTCGATCGTATCTGATATCAAGAAATTTGGTTCAGCAGGCAAGAAAACCGCTGTTGTCTCAACGATCAACGGTGATGCAAACGTACCGTTCTACAAAGAGCTAGGTTCACAGGGTATTAGTTCATCTGATATTCCTGTTGTTGCCTTCTCTGTAGGTGAGGAAGAGCTATCTGGTATGGATACTTCTCCACTCGTAGGTCACCTAGCTGCATGGAACTACTTCATGAGCGTTGATGCTGAAGAGAACGATGAGTTCATCGATAGCTGGCACAAGTTTATCGGTGATGAAAAGCGTGTAACGAACGACCCTATGGAAGCCTCTTACATCGGTTTCAACATGTGGGTTAAAGCGGTGGAGAAAGCGGGTACTACAGACCCAGCTGCGGTTCAGGATGCGCTTATCGGTGTCTCTGTACCTAACCTAACAGGTGGTCTATCAACCATGATGCCCAACCACCATATCTCTAAACCAGTGCTTATCGGTGAGATCCAGGATGATGGCCAGTTCGAAGTTGTATCTTCAACCTCTGGTCTAGTTGTTGGTGATGCTTGGTCTGACTTCCTAGAGGGTTCGAAAGATCTTATCTCTGATTGGCGTCAGCCACTGTCGTGCGGTAACTACAACGTTAAAACTGCGACCTGTTCAGGCCAGAACTTCTAA
- the pgl gene encoding 6-phosphogluconolactonase, with translation MTKIINFPDRESLEQQLAHSIVELLQAGIDSQGRATLVVSGGRTPAALFQTLSKADLDWSKVWVTLADERWVPNTHADSNARSVESNLLINRAATANFIPHFNGADTPFDGAAELSEELESLPEIFDAVILGMGEDGHTASFFPDAPELAAAIDPAGGSVCMGVTPPVAPHLRMTLSLPRLLASKRIFVHLCGEGKTPVLEAALGEGATEQMPIRSVLRQDKTPVDIYWAP, from the coding sequence ATGACAAAGATTATAAATTTTCCAGATAGAGAGTCGCTTGAGCAGCAGCTAGCGCACTCGATTGTAGAGCTTCTGCAGGCGGGTATTGATAGCCAAGGCCGAGCAACACTGGTTGTATCGGGTGGTCGAACACCTGCTGCTCTATTTCAAACACTATCTAAAGCCGATCTAGATTGGTCAAAGGTATGGGTTACCCTTGCTGATGAGCGCTGGGTGCCTAATACCCATGCCGATAGCAACGCTCGGTCAGTAGAGAGCAATCTGCTTATAAACAGAGCAGCAACTGCAAACTTTATCCCTCACTTTAATGGTGCAGATACACCATTTGATGGTGCGGCTGAGCTTTCAGAAGAGCTTGAATCTCTTCCAGAGATCTTTGATGCAGTCATTCTGGGTATGGGTGAAGATGGTCATACGGCATCTTTCTTCCCTGATGCTCCAGAGCTTGCCGCTGCGATTGATCCTGCAGGTGGCTCTGTCTGCATGGGTGTTACGCCTCCGGTAGCCCCTCATCTACGAATGACACTCTCCCTACCACGCCTACTTGCCAGCAAACGTATCTTCGTACACCTTTGTGGCGAGGGTAAAACTCCTGTTCTTGAGGCGGCACTGGGCGAAGGCGCAACTGAACAGATGCCGATTCGCTCTGTATTGCGCCAAGATAAAACCCCGGTCGATATCTACTGGGCACCCTAA
- the zwf gene encoding glucose-6-phosphate dehydrogenase: MSIPMHQACDFVLFGAKGDLAMRKLFPALFQLDKANLLNPKSKIIGVARTEHDQAGFVEAVKETLDRFLKAGEMSDAEWQRFAARLDYVQVDMTKPEDFKKISAKLDASRVMVNYLATPPSVFGDICKNLSSAELINEQTRIVLEKPIGHDLASSKVINDTVATYFKEDRIYRIDHYLGKETVQNLLALRFANNLFGSQWHNSAIDHVQITVSETVGLEGRWSYYDKVGQMRDMVQNHLLQLLCMVAMNPPSKLDADSIRDEKVRVLKALHPITSENVTKRAVRGQYAAGSINGSAVVGYAQEDGAQKANSNTETFVSLRVNVDNWRWAGVPFYLRTGKRMPAKMTEIVIVYKNNPHFIFDPKQRDIVNNRLVIRLQPEEGIRLHVVTKQLDLQQGMNLQNRALNLNFGEDDPNHRTPDAYERLLLESMVGDQSLFVRRDEIEASWAWCDQLIDAWKEVGDEVKPYNAGTWGPIGSIALIERDGRSWHE, translated from the coding sequence ATGAGTATTCCAATGCATCAGGCCTGTGATTTTGTCCTCTTCGGCGCGAAGGGTGATTTGGCGATGCGTAAGCTTTTTCCTGCGCTATTTCAGTTGGATAAAGCTAATCTACTTAACCCAAAAAGTAAGATCATTGGTGTGGCTCGTACCGAGCATGACCAAGCAGGTTTTGTCGAGGCGGTTAAAGAGACTCTGGATCGATTCTTAAAAGCGGGTGAAATGAGTGATGCTGAGTGGCAGCGTTTCGCCGCTCGCCTTGATTATGTTCAAGTGGACATGACCAAGCCTGAAGATTTCAAAAAGATCTCAGCGAAACTAGACGCTTCACGTGTGATGGTTAACTACCTAGCGACGCCGCCTTCTGTATTTGGTGATATCTGTAAAAACCTAAGTTCCGCTGAGCTTATTAACGAACAGACACGTATTGTCCTCGAGAAGCCAATAGGTCACGACCTTGCGAGCTCTAAAGTGATTAACGATACGGTTGCGACCTACTTTAAGGAAGATCGCATCTACCGCATCGACCACTACCTTGGCAAAGAGACAGTTCAGAACCTTCTAGCGCTGCGCTTTGCTAACAATCTATTTGGTTCACAGTGGCACAACTCAGCGATCGATCATGTACAGATCACAGTTTCAGAAACCGTTGGTCTAGAAGGTCGTTGGAGCTACTACGACAAGGTGGGGCAGATGCGCGATATGGTGCAGAACCACCTGTTGCAGCTTCTTTGTATGGTGGCTATGAACCCACCAAGCAAGTTGGATGCAGACTCGATTCGTGATGAGAAAGTACGCGTACTTAAAGCGCTACACCCAATTACGTCAGAGAACGTGACCAAGCGTGCTGTACGTGGTCAATATGCTGCAGGCTCTATCAATGGCAGTGCTGTGGTGGGTTATGCGCAAGAAGATGGCGCGCAGAAAGCAAACTCAAATACCGAAACCTTCGTCTCTCTTCGCGTGAATGTCGATAACTGGCGTTGGGCTGGTGTTCCATTCTATCTGCGTACCGGTAAACGTATGCCAGCGAAGATGACTGAGATTGTGATCGTTTATAAGAACAACCCTCACTTCATCTTCGATCCAAAACAGCGCGATATCGTGAATAACCGTTTGGTGATTCGCCTACAGCCAGAAGAGGGCATCCGTCTTCATGTGGTAACGAAACAGCTTGATTTGCAGCAGGGGATGAACCTGCAAAATCGTGCTCTTAACCTTAACTTTGGTGAAGATGATCCTAACCACCGCACACCTGACGCATACGAACGTTTGCTGCTTGAGTCGATGGTAGGCGATCAGTCATTGTTCGTTCGTCGTGATGAGATCGAAGCATCTTGGGCATGGTGTGACCAGCTTATCGATGCTTGGAAAGAGGTAGGCGACGAAGTTAAACCATACAACGCAGGTACCTGGGGCCCGATCGGTTCGATTGCTCTTATCGAGCGTGATGGCCGCTCTTGGCACGAGTAA
- a CDS encoding D-hexose-6-phosphate mutarotase, translated as MNVTKLSVQNKLDALELRFGENRCTLTLQGAHLTSFIKSGVEQLWMSPKCIIETGKPIRGGVPVCWPWFGAHATEATYPAHGFARTALWSVESEESCTDFTRIVLKLENRSSNTLFPFKCIVRLQVTLSDSLELSLITHNNGSEAFPLSQALHTYFPISDLSSARIEGLKGCHYADKLLDYAESVESRELVSLEEPTDRVYFDSSESLKLIDGDTTRTIQKQNSNTTVVWNPGFDTAGKMTDIGSENFRSFLCIEAANAMSDTRIVEPGESVVLIQRF; from the coding sequence ATGAATGTGACCAAACTAAGCGTTCAGAACAAACTAGATGCACTTGAACTTCGATTTGGCGAGAACCGATGCACCCTAACCCTTCAGGGCGCGCACCTGACCAGCTTTATAAAAAGCGGGGTTGAGCAGCTATGGATGAGTCCTAAATGCATCATAGAAACGGGCAAACCCATTCGCGGTGGTGTACCGGTTTGCTGGCCTTGGTTTGGAGCACATGCGACTGAAGCTACGTACCCAGCCCACGGCTTTGCCAGAACAGCCCTATGGTCAGTTGAAAGTGAAGAGTCCTGCACAGACTTTACCCGCATTGTCTTGAAACTCGAAAACCGATCAAGCAACACCCTCTTCCCATTTAAATGCATAGTAAGACTGCAAGTGACCTTGAGTGATTCATTGGAGCTCTCACTAATCACTCATAATAATGGGAGCGAAGCATTCCCACTAAGCCAGGCGCTTCACACCTACTTCCCAATTAGTGATCTAAGTAGCGCTCGCATAGAGGGTCTCAAAGGATGTCACTACGCTGATAAGTTATTGGACTATGCAGAGAGTGTTGAGAGTCGAGAGCTGGTGTCATTGGAAGAGCCAACTGACCGTGTCTACTTCGATAGCAGCGAATCACTGAAACTCATTGATGGTGATACAACTCGCACCATACAAAAACAGAACAGCAACACGACTGTCGTTTGGAATCCAGGTTTTGATACCGCAGGAAAAATGACCGATATCGGTTCAGAGAATTTCCGCAGTTTCCTGTGTATTGAAGCCGCCAATGCGATGTCAGATACGCGTATTGTTGAGCCGGGTGAGTCGGTTGTTTTGATTCAGAGATTCTAG
- a CDS encoding bifunctional 4-hydroxy-2-oxoglutarate aldolase/2-dehydro-3-deoxy-phosphogluconate aldolase, which translates to MSTQAEALLTTSPVMPVLVIDRVEDAVPIAEALKAGGLKVLEVTLRTESALDVIREIAHNVSDVLVGAGTVTTAEELKAVQDAGGAFAISPGATDALLKAGAESDIPYLPAISTVSELMRGMEYGFTSFKFFPAEAAGGPKMLKSIAGPFPQVQFCPTGGIGPNNFTDYLSLSNVSVVGGSWVVPQDLVDAKDWAGITKLASEAVAKAAAL; encoded by the coding sequence ATGAGTACGCAAGCTGAAGCACTATTAACAACTTCACCGGTGATGCCGGTCCTTGTCATTGATCGCGTTGAAGACGCAGTACCAATTGCAGAAGCCCTTAAAGCGGGTGGACTAAAGGTGCTTGAAGTGACACTTCGCACAGAGTCTGCACTGGATGTGATTCGTGAGATTGCACATAACGTCTCTGACGTATTGGTGGGTGCAGGTACCGTAACAACGGCTGAAGAGCTGAAAGCGGTGCAAGATGCGGGCGGTGCTTTTGCCATAAGCCCAGGTGCAACTGACGCGCTTCTTAAAGCGGGTGCCGAATCGGATATCCCTTACCTGCCAGCTATTAGCACCGTGTCGGAGCTGATGCGTGGCATGGAGTATGGCTTCACCTCGTTTAAGTTCTTCCCAGCCGAAGCGGCGGGCGGTCCTAAAATGTTGAAGTCGATCGCTGGTCCTTTCCCGCAGGTTCAATTCTGCCCAACAGGCGGCATTGGCCCAAATAACTTTACCGATTACCTAAGCCTATCCAACGTTAGTGTGGTAGGTGGTTCTTGGGTAGTACCGCAAGATCTTGTCGATGCGAAAGATTGGGCAGGTATTACCAAACTAGCTTCAGAAGCTGTTGCTAAGGCAGCAGCCCTGTAG
- the edd gene encoding phosphogluconate dehydratase, with the protein MKHPKLVEITQRIIERSRETRADYVARMEAAKDSKVARSTLACGNLAHGIAACGSSEKDTLKLMNSANVGIISAYNDMVSAHQPFQHFPELIKNAVAGMGGTAQVAGCVPAMCDGVTQGQPGMELSLFSRDQIAMSTAVGLTHNMFDAALCLGVCDKIVPGLLIGALSFGHLPVIFVPAGPMPSGLPNKEKARIRQEYAEGKVGRDALLQCEMDSYHSAGTCTFYGTANSNQLLMEAMGLHLPGSSFINPYTPLRDELTKAAAEQACRITAQGSDYRPLYQVIDEKAIVNGIVALLATGGSTNHTMHIIAMARAAGVIVNWDDFSDLSDLVPLITRIYPNGSADINHFQAAGGMSLLVRELLKAGLIHDDVKTVFGNGLADYVQEPFINNGQLVWREGPEVSLDSEVISTAAQPFAANGGVKLLKGNLGRSVIKVSSVPSDRFVIEAPAVVLHEQDDLKALFDAGKLDRDCVVVVRFQGPAAMGMPELHKLTPMLGSLQDRGFKVALVTDGRMSGASGKVPAAIHLTPEALHGGLIAKVQDGDMIRLDANTGDLTLLVDESTLAAREAATADLASHQFGWGREMFAGMRQLVSGAEQGASVLFNSIQKS; encoded by the coding sequence GTGAAGCATCCTAAGTTGGTTGAAATCACACAACGCATTATTGAGCGCAGTCGTGAGACCCGTGCCGATTACGTTGCGCGTATGGAAGCAGCTAAAGATTCCAAAGTGGCGCGTTCTACTCTTGCCTGCGGTAACTTGGCACACGGTATTGCGGCATGCGGATCTTCTGAGAAAGATACGCTCAAGCTTATGAACAGCGCGAACGTTGGCATCATCTCAGCCTACAACGATATGGTCTCTGCTCATCAACCGTTCCAGCACTTCCCTGAACTGATCAAAAATGCTGTTGCTGGTATGGGCGGTACTGCTCAGGTTGCAGGTTGTGTCCCAGCAATGTGTGATGGCGTGACCCAGGGTCAGCCAGGTATGGAGTTGAGTCTCTTTAGTCGCGATCAGATCGCCATGTCGACTGCCGTAGGTCTTACTCACAACATGTTTGATGCCGCTCTATGTTTGGGCGTTTGTGACAAGATCGTGCCGGGTCTGTTGATTGGTGCGTTGAGTTTTGGTCACTTGCCTGTGATTTTTGTTCCTGCAGGCCCAATGCCGAGCGGTCTTCCAAACAAAGAGAAGGCGCGTATTCGTCAGGAGTATGCAGAGGGTAAGGTGGGTCGTGATGCACTGTTACAGTGTGAAATGGACTCTTACCACAGTGCTGGTACTTGTACCTTCTACGGCACAGCGAACTCTAACCAGTTGCTAATGGAGGCGATGGGTCTTCATCTACCGGGTTCTTCATTTATCAATCCATATACACCGCTACGTGATGAGTTGACTAAAGCTGCTGCTGAGCAGGCTTGTCGTATCACAGCTCAGGGTAGTGATTACCGTCCGCTCTATCAGGTTATTGATGAGAAGGCGATTGTTAACGGTATCGTGGCGCTTTTGGCTACAGGTGGATCAACCAACCACACCATGCACATCATTGCGATGGCGCGTGCAGCCGGTGTCATTGTGAACTGGGATGACTTCTCAGATCTTTCGGATCTAGTTCCGCTTATCACGCGCATCTATCCAAATGGCAGTGCTGATATTAACCACTTCCAAGCTGCGGGTGGTATGTCGCTGTTGGTACGTGAACTGCTTAAAGCGGGTCTTATTCACGACGATGTTAAGACAGTTTTCGGTAACGGCTTGGCAGATTATGTACAAGAGCCTTTCATCAATAATGGCCAGCTTGTATGGCGTGAAGGTCCAGAGGTTTCGCTTGATTCTGAAGTAATTAGTACCGCTGCTCAGCCATTTGCTGCAAACGGTGGTGTCAAACTGCTGAAAGGTAATCTAGGTCGTTCAGTGATTAAGGTCTCTTCAGTACCGTCAGACCGCTTTGTTATCGAAGCGCCTGCTGTCGTGCTGCATGAGCAGGATGATCTTAAAGCGCTATTTGATGCGGGTAAGCTTGATCGAGACTGTGTAGTGGTCGTGCGCTTCCAGGGCCCAGCGGCCATGGGTATGCCAGAACTTCACAAGCTAACGCCAATGTTAGGTTCACTACAGGATCGCGGTTTTAAAGTGGCTCTTGTGACTGATGGTCGTATGTCAGGTGCATCGGGTAAGGTGCCAGCAGCGATCCACCTAACGCCAGAAGCTTTGCACGGTGGTCTGATTGCTAAGGTGCAGGATGGCGACATGATTCGCTTGGATGCAAACACCGGTGATCTAACCCTATTGGTCGATGAGTCGACGCTTGCTGCACGTGAGGCGGCAACAGCAGATTTAGCCAGCCATCAATTTGGCTGGGGACGAGAAATGTTCGCAGGGATGCGGCAGTTGGTTTCGGGTGCAGAGCAGGGTGCCTCTGTTCTATTTAACTCGATTCAGAAAAGCTAA
- a CDS encoding VRR-NUC domain-containing protein: MDSQPHNQPKAQSLEDPFYYLANANTLIHWVMRLHADLLNESERALIGHYLSLPKNAQALLIRMIMRTQTIYRASQLQHYAEIGSDIEELATQLEQCDLIERDPLLELNEVADLINKEELLALAKRFIPTPLAKSSSKRALLELLNVQSLPAKRLSEWLAVPTDSFKLKCQPLFDRLRLMFFGNQRQSWSEFVVTELGYFNYEPIQLDDSSRAFHHRTEVDQYLALNAIYEESETTPLPERIIRAQEIMPINSWIAGRHGRLLYNLGQEAERAADIDTALSLYEASSLGDALIRELRLLEKSERYEAIAPRITGYRQESPYTPTPLQELLINRVEKRLSKKLSTPFTPIILKEPERINLTTPKLDTLRVEQTTALALGNDSNTLFYVENCLINTLFGLLFWDVLYAPIPGAFFHPFQAQPADLYRSNFKEQRADLIQECFNRLDNGDYQGAIRDRYQEKYGITNSFIHWGVVSKELIELALEIIPAQHLRKIFERLLSDLRNHRSGFPDLIEFNLKERNYRLIEVKGPGDRLQDNQKLWLDYFVEQEIPSAVCWVEWQQDDAQ; encoded by the coding sequence ATGGATAGCCAACCGCACAATCAGCCAAAAGCGCAGTCGCTAGAAGATCCCTTCTACTACCTAGCTAACGCCAACACGCTTATTCACTGGGTGATGAGACTGCACGCAGATCTGCTCAATGAGAGCGAGAGAGCTTTGATTGGTCACTACCTTAGCCTCCCCAAAAATGCTCAAGCACTTCTGATACGTATGATCATGCGTACCCAAACCATCTACAGAGCTTCGCAACTTCAGCACTACGCAGAAATTGGTAGCGATATTGAAGAGCTAGCAACTCAATTGGAGCAATGTGATCTGATTGAGAGAGACCCTCTCTTAGAGCTCAATGAAGTAGCAGATCTAATTAATAAAGAGGAGTTACTCGCACTTGCGAAGCGATTTATCCCAACACCACTGGCCAAATCGAGTTCAAAGAGGGCTTTGTTAGAGCTACTAAACGTTCAATCCCTACCCGCCAAGCGACTGAGCGAATGGCTAGCAGTACCTACAGACTCATTTAAACTCAAATGCCAGCCACTCTTTGATCGTCTGCGTTTAATGTTCTTTGGCAACCAAAGACAGAGCTGGAGTGAATTTGTTGTTACGGAGTTGGGTTACTTTAACTATGAGCCGATCCAACTGGATGACTCATCACGCGCATTTCACCATCGTACAGAGGTGGATCAATACCTAGCGCTAAACGCTATTTATGAAGAGTCCGAAACAACACCTCTTCCCGAGCGAATTATCAGAGCTCAAGAGATCATGCCGATCAATAGCTGGATTGCCGGTCGTCACGGGCGGTTGCTATACAACCTAGGACAAGAGGCCGAGAGAGCCGCAGATATAGATACTGCACTCTCGTTATACGAAGCATCTAGCTTAGGTGATGCTTTGATTCGTGAGCTTCGCCTGCTCGAAAAAAGTGAGCGCTACGAAGCCATAGCTCCTCGCATCACAGGCTATCGCCAAGAGAGCCCGTACACACCAACCCCCTTGCAAGAGCTATTGATAAATCGTGTTGAAAAACGATTGAGCAAAAAACTGAGTACACCGTTCACTCCTATCATCCTTAAAGAGCCCGAACGAATTAATTTAACGACGCCTAAACTGGACACACTTAGGGTCGAACAGACCACTGCCCTGGCGTTGGGTAACGATAGCAATACTCTCTTCTACGTCGAAAACTGCTTGATCAACACTCTGTTTGGCCTACTCTTTTGGGATGTTCTCTACGCACCTATTCCAGGAGCCTTCTTTCACCCATTCCAAGCTCAACCTGCAGATCTCTATCGCAGCAATTTCAAAGAGCAGAGAGCAGATCTTATTCAAGAGTGCTTTAACCGTTTGGATAACGGGGACTACCAAGGGGCTATACGCGATCGTTACCAAGAGAAATATGGCATCACCAATAGCTTTATTCACTGGGGAGTCGTCTCTAAGGAACTGATAGAGCTGGCGTTAGAGATCATTCCAGCACAACACCTTCGAAAGATATTCGAGCGTCTTCTCAGTGACTTACGCAACCATCGCAGCGGTTTTCCCGATCTTATTGAGTTCAACCTAAAAGAGAGAAACTACCGGTTGATTGAGGTAAAAGGGCCCGGTGATCGCCTTCAAGATAATCAGAAGCTCTGGCTGGATTACTTTGTTGAACAAGAGATTCCTAGCGCCGTCTGTTGGGTCGAGTGGCAACAGGATGATGCACAGTGA